The following proteins are encoded in a genomic region of Oncorhynchus gorbuscha isolate QuinsamMale2020 ecotype Even-year linkage group LG11, OgorEven_v1.0, whole genome shotgun sequence:
- the cnrip1b gene encoding CB1 cannabinoid receptor-interacting protein 1b: MAIAIVKIGISLKMLPNNSAVFFKSDGGRFGQTRTIKLLTGSKYKIEVVVKPGAAEATTMSVGGVIFPLEQKSRDPQSVVYTGVYNTEGMTHTKSGDRQAVQISLQFTEVGSFEVVWQVKYYNYNKRDHCQGGNSFNSIEYECKPNETRSLMWVNKELFV; this comes from the exons ATGGCTATCGCAATCGTCAAGATCGGAATTTCATtgaaaatgctaccaaataacAGTGCCGTGTTCTTCAAATCGGACGGTGGGAGATTTGGCCAAACCAGGACGATTAAATTGCTAACGGGGTCAAAGTACAAGATTGAAGTGGTTGTCAAACCTGGGGCTGCAGAGGCAAC cACTATGAGTGTAGGCGGAGTCATCTTCCCCTTGGAGCAGAAGTCTAGAGACCCCCAGTCTGTAGTCTACACTGGCGTCTACAACACAGAGGGCATGACTCACACCAAGAGTGGAGACAGACAAGCTGTACAGATCAGCTTGCAG TTCACAGAGGTGGGCTCTTTTGAAGTGGTGTGGCAGGTGAAGTACTACAACTACAACAAGAGGGACCACTGCCAGGGAGGCAACAGTTTCAACAGCATCGAGTACGAGTGCAAGCCCAACGAGACACGCAGCCTGATGTGGGTCAACAAGGAGCTGTTCGTCTGA